Below is a genomic region from Vitis riparia cultivar Riparia Gloire de Montpellier isolate 1030 chromosome 5, EGFV_Vit.rip_1.0, whole genome shotgun sequence.
TGGCCAAGAAGGGGGTTTTGATACCCTTTGAGAGAGAGCTATAAAATGATTTAACTGAAAAGGTTCCATTCTTATTCTCTTTCCACTGGAGCGAATCGTTCACACCTCTTCTAATGGTCATAGGGAGGAGCTTGCCTAACAAGCTTTCAACTTCTCCCACttcccaatcattaaggtgTCTATTAAAACGAGGCGCCCAGCTTCCCCCAACTCCGTCTTCCTCCCAAGCCTCAACAACCCAGTTGTCTTTGTTGATAGAGAGATTAAATAAGATGGGGAAAGCTACTTCCAAGGATTGGTTATCACACCACAAGTCTTTCTAGAACTTCACTCTAGTGCCATCCCCTACAAGGAAGCAGGAGTGAGAACGGAAGCTCTCCCAACCATTTCTGAtggccttccaaacccccaccccaTAACGATCTCTTACGCCTTTGGAGCACCATCCCCCATCTTGAAGGTCATACTTATTAGagataatttgcttccatagggactcattctcattagcaaatctccacaaccactttcCAAGAAGGGCCTTATTAAAAATAGCTAGATTGCGAATGCCCAAGCCTCCATCCTTTTTAGCAGTACAGATAACCTTCCAACTTACTAAGTGAAGCTTGTTCTCAAAGGCACCACCGCCccataagaaatccctttggatcttttcaagcCTTGTACACACCTTCTTAGGGATCACAAAAAGGGAAAGGAAGTAGGTTGGGAGGCTGGAGAGGATGCTTTTTAACAAAGTGAGACGGCCGCCTTTGGAGAGGTATTGCCTTTTCCAGAGAGACAACCTTTTCctgaatctttcttccactGTGTCCCATACCCTAGTGGATTTGTAGGAGGCTCCAAGGGGGAGACCCAAATAGGTGGTAGGAAGACTCCCTATCTTGCATCCTAGAACCGAAGCGAGGGTCTCCATAGGAATGCCTTCCCCCACTGGAAAGGCCTCAGTTTTGCTCAGATTGACTTTTAATCCTGAAatcgcctcaaaccacatgaaggtCCAGCTAAAATATTGCAGCTGATCTGCTTTGGCGTCACAGAAGATCAAGGTGTCATCGGCAAATAAGAGATGGGACACGATCAGcccctctcttcctcttcctcccacTCTGAAGCCAGAAATAAAGCCCCTGTTTCTTGCACAAGACAATAGTTGGCTAAGGGCTTCCATGGCGAAAAGGAAAAGATAGGGGGAAAGGGGGTCCCCCTGTCTCAATCCTCTAGAGCTACAAAAGAAACCTGAAGGGCTCCCATTGATGAGGATCGAGAAAGTTGCCGTAGAGCAGCACCATTTCATCCAATTAATCCATCTATGCCCAAATCCCATCTTGGACATCACCTCCATGAGAAAGTCCCAATTGACATGGTCAAAAGCTTTCTCAATGTCCATCTTAAGAAGGAGACCCGGTTTGTTGTCTTTCAATCTAGATCAAGGGTTTCGTTAGCAATAAGAACGGCATCCATAATCTGTCTCCCTTGGACGAAAGCTTGCTGAGAATCAGAAATCACCTCCCCATCACTGATTTCAACCTATTTGCTAAGACTTTGGCCAACAGTTTGTACACACTCCCTATCAGGCTGATTGGTCTGAAATCTCTTAGGTCTTCGGTCCCCTCCTTTTTGGGAATGAGTAAAAGGAAGGTGGAGTTTAAGCTTCTCTGGAAGGTTCCGTAGAGGTAAAACTTCCTGAAGAGACCCAAAATTTCTGGTTTAACAACGTcccaacaaaacaaccaaaatgcCATTGTGAAGCCGTCCGGGCCTGGTGCTTTGTCCCCATAGCAGCTACTAAGGGCTGCAAAGATTTCCTCCTCAGAGAACATCACTTCCAGGCTGCTGGCCACCCCTTCTCCCGGCTCCTTAAAATTGAGGCCATTAATACTGGGCCTCCAATCCACAGATTCTAAGAGGAGGGACTAGTAGGTTCTGCAAACACTATCTTTTATATCTTCAATGGAAGAGAGAGTCACCCCATTCACTCTAATTTTAGACAGGAAATTCCTCCTTGCCCTAGCattggccattttgtggaaatATTTGGTATTTTTGTCGCCTTCTCTTAACCAGATCTCTCTTGACTTCTGCCTCCAAGAAGTTTCTTCCATAAGGTCCCATTTCTTATAGTCCTCAAGAGCCAGATTTTTAGCCTCCATATCTCTAGGGTTAAGCGGGTTCTCCTTCTCCTTGGCTTCCCAAAACTGCAAGCGGGCGAAGGCCTCTGCTCTATTGGAAGAGATGTTGCCTACCACCTCCTTGTTCCAAATTTTCAGGTCCTTTTTAAGTGCTTTGAGTTTCTCAGCAATGCAGTGACTGCTATAGCCTTCTACAGAATACCCATTCCACCAGCTCCTTACTAGGTCTTTGAATCCGTCTATTTTCaaccatatattttcaaaacGGAAGGGGCTTTTTCCTGAGGAGAAACCTCTAGCTTTTAGGACTATGGGGCCGTGATCGGAGACCAAACGAGGTAGAGCTGACTGAGTGATGGCTGAAAAGTGGTCCTCCCATTGATCCGAAATCAGGAAGCGGTCTAACCTGGAGGCAGCTTGAGAGTTCAAACCCCCTATCCAAGTGAAGAGACCTCCGGTTAGTGGAGAATCCCTTAGCCCCAGATCCCCTATCACCTCTGAAAATCTCCTCATTTCAGCTGTGAGGCTAGGGGCGTTCCTTCTTTCCTCTGGGAATCTTACAGAGTTAAAGTTCCCTCCGACACACCCAGGGTCATCCCAGCGGCCACGGATGGCTCCAAGTTCCTCccaaaaatcttctttttcgCTGCCAATCACTGGCCCGTACACTCCAAAGAAAATCCAAGAGAAGCCATCAGCACAATTTCTAAATCGAACAGAGATGGAATACCCTCCACTTTCAACCTCTAAATTCTCCAGAACTCTGTTATCCCAGAAGAGAAGGAGACCTCCTGCCGTTCCCCTAGCGTCTACTGATGCCCAATTAAGAAATCTTCCTACACCCACGCTTTTTACCATTTGCAGAGACATTTCTTTCACCTTCGCCTCAAAGAGGCCAACCAAATCCGGTTTTTGATTCCTCACCACACCCTTGATTAGCTTTCTTTTTTCGAGATCATTAAGCCCACGAACATTCCAGCAAAGAATTTTGATTCTCATTAATCCACTGGAATCAAAACCCTGGAGCTCTGGCCTGATTTTTTGGTTATCCCTGATGTCCCCTCATAGCTAACAGAGCATTCCAATCTTTTTAACTCTCTTTCGAAGCGGGTGATAcaagcttttttctttttctttctcttgttaAAGGTGCTACTTCTAGTTCTCAGCTTCAATTTCTTGAGCAGGGCTAGAATTTCAACTTCATGCCCTTCGACAGGCATTCCCAAGACTTTACTGAAGTGGTAAAGTTTGGAAAGCTCCCCTTCTGACCATCCTTCTACACACGGAGGAGCAACCAATAGGTTTCTCTGATTTGCCTCGTCTTGTTCCAGATCAGGGTTCGGGATCTCTGTTGACCCATCCTTCATCGGCGTTGCTTCCGCCTCTCTAAGCGTCGGCTCCAATAGACCAGGACAAGAATCCCTTTCCCTCTCAAGCCCTGAGCCCCAGGAAGGAGTAGAAGAAGAGGACTCCCCTCTTGAGGAGATCGGAGGCAGAGAGATCGTACCTTGAGGGTTGCGAGCTCCGATGGGGGTGGGAGACCCATTTGCATGCGGCGGCGCATCCATTTGGGGTGACGCTCCCTTCAGAGGGCGCCTGTCGGAGACGGGAGATGAAGCAGGGGCTGGAGAAGGAGCGGGGGCTCCTCTCCTCCGTCACGACGAGTAGATGGGGCTTTCATGCCCTAAAACAGGAGAAGGGGCTGGGCCGAGGGGATTAAGTGATCTTAAAGAGGTTGAGGCTTGGGCCTTCCCAAGCCCAGGCCCAAGAGGAAAGGCACAGGCCAAGCTCGAATGGGCCATGGTGCCCTTACGCCGGCCTGTGACCACGTCGCAGGCAAGGGAGGGGGGCGCTGCTGCACCAGTCATGTCCGAGGGAGGGGCACGACTTCATGACCAGCGGGAGCAACTTTTCAGGCTGCGGTGTGACTGAAGGTGAGGGTTGGGCGCCTACGCTCCCCTTGGCGCATGACGGGGCCGCCTCGTCATCCTCGAGCTTCCAAGCACCGGCTCCATGGGAGGGGAGCACAGTGGAGATGCAGGCCTCGTCTTCCCATCAGAGCTGCAAGGCGTAGCAAAGGAGACCGGCTACAACCTGCAGCGAGCTTGGGTGATTCCATCCTCTGATTTCAACGAGGATTTTGGCCCACTTGAGGTTCCGGCGCTCAGCTGTGTTTTCGTCCAGAGCCACAAACCTTCCGCAAGAGTCTCCAAACTTTCTGAAGAGACTTCTTCCCCAAAGATGCAAAGGGAGGCCAAGAATTCTGACCCAAACAAGGCGCGGGTCCCCTCTGTCTCCCTCAAAACAGCCCACAGAAGGCTTCCACTTTTCTAGGCAGAAGCTTCTTCCTCTGAAGCATCTCACTCCTGATTGAAACACCCTCTCTGCTTCATCCGCAAACTCAAATTCCAGAAGCAGGAGATTTTCTCTTAGATTTGACAGCCAAAGGTTCCCTTCCAAGAACCAGGAGCTTTTTGCCCACGACCCGAAGAAAGCAAGGTCAGGAAGGCGGTCAGAGTCTCCCTCCCGAAAGCCCACAAGGCACCTGCCCAGCAACTCCTCGTTTCTAATGAGAGCTTCTTTCTCGGCTTCTATCCAGACGGCGTCACAAGGCGCGGGGCAATCCTGTAGAGAGGAAGAGCCTCTGATTATACTACTGCTAGGGGCTTGAGCAGGAGTGAGGTTTTCCATCAGAGCTCCATTTCACTACAAGAGAGAGACTCCCAAGCTTGTCAGCTTACTAGCAAGAACTTTCCATCCTCCTACAAGCCCTCTTCCTTCAAGAAAAGCCAAGGAGAATCTCTTGTTCTCTGCATCTCTAACAACACAAAACAAGAAACGTCCTGCATTGTTTCTACGGAGCTCTAGACAGTAGCCTCTATTTCCTTCTGACCAAAACTTCCTGAAGGGAGCTCTTTCCTTAGCCCAGAGCATGACTCAATCCCTTCTAACAATAGGGACAAACCTTTCCCTCCAAATCTCATCCATGAAGAAAACTTAGGGCCTCTTTCACAAATTTTCCCATGCACTTTTCCTTTGTGCTCCTCTATGCTAATCTCAAACGTCTTCAACTCAACACCGAACCAGCACCTACCTCCAGGGGAGGATATTGACATCACGAACACTGGTTGAATACCAGAGATGCTCTCAAGAAGGCCCTTTTAGCTAAAAGGGCAAGTTTTCCTTTAAGGGATTGGGGCTTGTGGTCCCATGAAATACTAAACTAAGTTAAATCTAAAGATCTAATAAGACTTAGGAGAAAATGAGTAATATATTAAGGAGGTTGTCACATAGTTCAAGTACCAATAGTATGGCGAGGataaatcaaaatatcatatctataGAAAATTCAACATCAAAATTAGACAATCAATTAAACCTTTCAATAGATAAAATGGAAGCTTATAGCAACAACTTGTGTTATGATTACTTCATAAATAAACACCCTCAAGTTCATCTGATTGATATTTTTTGGAAGTTCATCAAGCTAGGATATCATCATCATTGCTTTACCTCAGGTATCATTCTAAGACTCAATCCAAATGGCTTTACAGATAAAAAATGTAAACtagaaaaacaagtaaaaatgaGGTGAGGCACCTCAAAATAGATTTTAACAACATCCTTGTGTTCTCCTATATGGCTACCTTGTACTGAGTACCTTACAAAATAGCATAGAATTCCTCCCTTGGTGAATCTACTTGAGAACtattttgtttgaataataGCAAACAATAacatgtttttatgtttttcttagAACCTAGAAATATCTCTAACCAACCTTGTGTGAATTGATGGTGAAATATACCCTCCTGCAAATAGAAATTCTCGCAGGAGGATTGTCATTAAGAATACTCTTGaaattaaaatgagaaaatgactACTTTCTTAAGAATACTCTTAAACCAAAGATGAAAAGAGTCATCCCTTTGTAAGAAAAGTTATTACTGACAAACCAGTAAAATCTTAAGACATTGCAACTTCTGTAAGTTACAATCTAACGGAAAGTATGATACCATCATAGTTTAAATGAGACAATTCTTCAACTTTATGCAAAATAGTGGGCTCAACTCCTCACATACATGTCCAATAAAAGGACATAGGGATTTTGCATAGTTCTCACTCATCAATCAACCTCATTATATACTATGATTCATCCATTCAGTAAACTATAAACAATTAGTGTACATTTTGGGACTCTCACCCAGAGACATATGTAAATACCCCTTACTATATCCCTATAGAATCTTCTTGAGGTACTCTAAGATCTTCCACATAGGAATACAAGGCCCTCCTTTCTGTTAGGGCTCTCACCCAAGGATTGTTCCTCTTAGTAGTGAACAAAAACATATCTCAATATCATCACAACACATCATTCAAATAACTTGTAGTTCAACTCATCCATGCACCCATCATTTTCTCATCTTGACTTCCAATGATAATACTTGTCCTTTATTAATTCTATAGTTAATTGAAGACATATGGTTATGTATCCATAATTTATCACTTGTCtatccaatcaaaaaaaaaaaaaaattatcacttgTCTAACTCAAACCATCATTTTTACAATCTATGAAACCTGGATCCTTTAATTTCACCCAACGGACTTGAGTTGACATGACATGGGATGGGTGCGGGTATGGGATCCTTATAGGATactcttatttattttgggtGTGGCTGTTTGATTTCTTCATTGATatccttttattctttcaacTTTCTTCGTAACAAATTACattagagaagaagaagagttaGTTAAAAAGTGAATTTTAGTAAGAAATTCAGggataaagaggaaaaaagaggGATTAGAGGGAAAAGGTGGGAGCTTTTAAAGAGGATATTTTCattgtcaatttatttttaattgttttttttttcttttttcttttttttatgtcaTCCTAGTGCCCATGCCCCTTTTTTGGATCATTTTTAGCCAAGTCTTCACAGCCTAAAATTTGAGTTATGAAGGATTGAACAATTAGACAAATACTTGCACTTGACACTCATACCCCAACCCATGCAACATAGTCCACAATCCTTTAGAAGCACATTAATCAAATTCCCTCTTAAGCACAACAAAAGTCTTAAGAAAACTAATCAAAGTAAATTCAGAAATATACATCAAACTTCCACCAAACAATATGAACGTATTTCAAAAGATGATATACATACAGATATGAATTCTAGCTTTTACAAATAAAGGATAATACCAACaagaataattaaaacataAGCCTCTACTTACCTAATAAAACCTAAGACGTAATAAATATGAACTTGATCACTGATTTAAATAAGCTACCTTGATATGTATCATTGATTTTCACACATTTTAACCAAGCCTGCAAGCGTATATGTTTTCTTACAACACAAAAGTGACAGGAACTAGGAaacattttgatgatttcatcctttcttcttttttttttttctctttgattgaATTGACGagttcatttcttttcttaaaaactcTTTCTAGTGCATTCATGGAGAACAAGCCAAGAAAACTGTTTCACATttaagttctaaaaaaaaaaattattcctgaaaacaatttaaaattatatttaagaatttttttaaaacattcctaAACAGGCCCTAAGCAGCCATTTATTGTTGCAAAAATAAGTTAATCTAGAGGCAAAATCCCATGAAACCAGAGGCAAAATCCTAGTGTTTGGGGCAATCACTGGTCTAGTATCTAGCCATCCTTCAAAAGCCTGTGAAACCAGAGGCAAAATCCAAGTGTTCAGGGGAAACCCATGCCGAGCCTGCTTTCACAGTCATGCTTTACCTAGAGCAACATTGTCACAACCCCAATATTTTGGAGCTACCCTGTCTTACTTCTGCTCTTTATCTCCTTATTCTCCCTATCCTTACTGTTTACCATTAATTCTCTGAGAGCCTCGAGAATCCTTTTAGCAAAGGTGGATAGGCAGATTCTATTCGATCAGATTCCTAAGAAATTATACTAACATACCATTGATTCATTCATAAATTCGTATAAGCTAGTAAAAAAGAGATATCCGATCCCTGTATAAGTAAGGAGACTTCTGAGGAACATTGGACACGTATCCAAGAAGTGTATAGTCTGAACATGTTAGACCTAAACACGGGTTTCAGGTTAGGGTTACTTTGTAGACGTGCAAGAATCAGAATAGTTCCCAATTCAAAAAATGTCTGATATCAATGATGGATCCCCAAAATTACTCTATCAACCAATTAATAAGGATTTTCCAACCCACAAAAACGTAATAAATCTCGATTCAATCTTCTAAAGAAAAACTAGTTCATCCCTATCGAGAATATTCTCCACAAACTAAAGACCATTcggatgaaagaaaaagaaaatgcttcAGAATGGTCCCTTTTCTTaagcattttcttctcttttacttcAAAAAATCCCCAGGTGTCATGTAAACGCGGATTCAATAACCAGAACACACCAATTTCATAGAACCGACTGAGGAAAGAGAATACCATCTGGATGAGCTTCTTCATATTCTCGGAATTGTTTGCCAAAGTATACATCAGACCAATCGGGATTGAGACATAGAGAGCGAACTTTCCGATTTCCAGGATTCCCTTTGAAGTTCCGATGGAAGACATTTTCGTGAGGAAATTACGCAAGTGAAATTTTTTCTGGGCACTTTAAAATTGGAGCAAGTGAAGCAAGCGTATTAAAAAGCCAAGTCCTGAGTTGGGGCTGCAGAGCGGAGCTGCTAATGGGCCGGGTCATTGTGGGCCCAATTTGAACATGTTCCCTGTTTAAACGCCAGTCTACAT
It encodes:
- the LOC117914578 gene encoding uncharacterized protein LOC117914578: MSSIGTSKGILEIGKFALYVSIPIGLMYTLANNSENMKKLIQMRPYIVNPPEGPRPPSPEELREMARELARKKNAR